In Hyla sarda isolate aHylSar1 chromosome 9, aHylSar1.hap1, whole genome shotgun sequence, the following proteins share a genomic window:
- the LOC130291378 gene encoding uncharacterized protein LOC130291378 yields MELKGLGFVPLLLAFWCAAWLATSYIMTVVLGHAASPLMSISDVGNFFPESILFRIGFIGTSIGTLVLTFLIYKYMVMHTEEFRGHQVLIQRILLAIVWASCFGTAVMHVLSPEEYPRIHFVSTIISITCEALYYLGQSIQMYKLPGANKVIHHSRCTCCGLTFVCVVFYFGYETLKELFYNDEDWDEIREIPIILMEWVMLLLILINIVTYYSTMQRLLLTVSRNSCILSLRVKIDDFGV; encoded by the exons atggagctaaaaggactggggttcgtccccctcctgttggcgttttggtgtgcggcctggcttgccaccagctacatcatgacggtcgtcctcggccatgccgcctcgccactgatgagcatcag tgacgtggggaatttctttcccgaaagcatattattcagaattggattcatagggacgtccattggcactttggtactaacctttcttatttataagtatatggttatgcatactgaagagttcaggggtcatcaggtcctgatccagaggatcctgctggccattgtgtgggcctcctgttttggtacagctgtcatgcatgtattgtcccccgaagaatatcccaggatacactttgtcagcacgataatttcaattacatgtgaagccttatactaccttgggcagtccatccagatgtataaattaccaggagcaaacaaagtcatccaccatagtagatgcacctgctgtggcctgacttttgtctgtgtagttttctattttggatatgaaacattaaaggaattattctataatgatgaagactgggacgagatccgtgaaatccccatcatactcatggagtgggtgatgcttctactgatcctgataaacatcgtgacctattattccaccatgcagaggttattgttgaccgtctccagaaacagctgcatactctctcttagagtaaaaattgatgacttcggggtgtag